The Gadus morhua chromosome 18, gadMor3.0, whole genome shotgun sequence DNA segment GCTGACGCAGTGGCAAGCAAACGCCAGGCCTCTACCACTGGGTCTCAGGTGAAGAGGGGTGATGTGGTTCGAGCCGAGGCGAGGGCCAGAGCCCTGCAGAAGGGTGGCATGTCGGGCGAGTTTGTGCTGGCGGAGAGCGAGGTGCAGTTTGGCCTGTACCGCGGCCAAACTTTCCAGTGGCTGCTGGGAAATGCGGTGGGGTACGCCGTCACCATCTTGGTGTCCcaccagatggagagagagggaggagacaccagcaaGTCGCCCCTCATGGAGAACAAGGACGCCCTCGCCTCCTACGCCGGGCTGTTCCCACCCATGGTGACGGCCGTCGCCAGGCGTAGGTTGTGCGAGGGCTCCGCGTCTTCCAGGGGGCTGGACGACGCGCTGGTGGGGTTCGGGGTGCATTCACACCGGACCTACAAGTCCCTGTATGGCGCGCGGGACCAAGAGAGTCGAAcgtaagtagtgtgtgtgtgtgtgttgattttatgtgtgtgtgtgtgtgtgtgtgtgtgtgtgctgattttgtgtgttttttctttgctcTACTACAGCTATGTGGCTTGGGTCAGGACGCAGAAGGTGGGAGCTACTGCGTCAAGGATGGGAACCCTGAAGCAGTATGTGCTGGCCCGGGACGCTGAGCCCACAGCAGCACCGGAGCCAGGACATGTCCTCCCACGGCCAGGTAACTGCACCGTCTACAAAACAGCCTGGGAGGTGCTTTAAACAACACAACAGTGCTTCATCAGTTCATGTTGTCGTCTCGTTGTCGTTCTTTGCAGGCGTCTCCTACTCTGACCCGACCGACGCCGAACTGCTCGCCGCTGCCAACGAGGTCGACCCTCCCAGTGAGTATACGTTTAGATGTGAATACACTTGTACCGCACGTGTAACGCACCGCCCTAACGCTGATATGGGTTGTCAGGCACGTCCAGGGACGCCCCGCCGGCCGCGGCCCCGCTGGAAGGACCAGCaccaggtccaggaccaggaccgaTGGCCACGAGGCCTGCCTCCGGCAAAGAGgtttgtataatgtgtgtgtgtgtgtgtgtgtgtgtgtatatgatgtgtgtgtgtatgtgtgcctgtctgcTGAACATTCACACCcgctcactgtgtgtgtctgctgcgtgtgtgtttcagctgcTTCCCCTCAGCTGGAGGAAGACGCTGCCTGAAGAGCAGCAGGAGTGGGTGGGCCGGGCGCTGTTCCACAGGGACCCCAGCAGCGGGAAGGCTGTGCTCACCACACCGCCCCGACTGTGGTGGTACCCGCCAGGCGCCCGGCTCCTCTACACTCAGCCCCCCGCCACTGCCCACGCCTTCTTCCAGCGCCCCTTCTTCCTCTGGCTTCCGTATCGGATGTGGGCGTACCACCTCAAGTGCCCCGCCGATGGGGGTAAGCTGATGGGCGCTGGCCTATACAAGACCGTGCGGAGGGTCTTGGACAGGAGCGGGTGGTATTACATGGCCACAGAGTGCCTTCAGTGCCCCTCCTGCGGCAAGAAGGTGGCGGGCTGGTCCCAGGAcatcctggagcagctggaCGTTGCTCACCGCGAGCAATTCCCGGCCGTTCTTACCTACAAGTATGTCACTTTTAGTCATTCTGCGTTTACCCAGCGTATTGTCGCTCGTGGTTAACTACGGTTAACTGTCTGTGTTCTCTGTTTCCAGGTTGTCCTGCGACAGAGCGGTGATAGCCATGCTCAAGGAGCGCACCTTGGGCAACGGCGTCTCTCGCCTCCGTGCCTCCCTGGTGGAGCAGCACTCCAGGGACTGGATGCAGCGCTCCATCTCCTACCTCTCTGTGCTCCGCAAGCTGAGGGGACCCGGAGCGGCCCGGAAGGACGACGTGTCCCTGCCGACCTTCGTCAAGGTACCCGGGCTCACCTGGTTTGGTCGGGTGTATGTGCTGGAGGCCATGACCAGGCTGgacgagaccaaggccagggTGACGTCGATCTTCGGCGACATCCTAAAGATGGACTCCACCAAGAAGGTGAGGTTTCTCTCTCCGTGTGCCGTCGCCTCGTATGACGTCTGTgtgccgtccgtccgtccgtgtgtctaaacgtgtgtttgtgtcttgcaGATCGCCAAAAAGCTCGCGGGCGCCGCCGCCGGGTCTGCCGCCTGGATGACCAACGTTGGCAACGAGTACGGGCAGGTGCTCGTGTCCGTTCTCACCTCGGCCGAGGGAGAGGGACTTACCAACATGGCGGTCGGCCTCATGCGGCGGTACCGCGAAGCCGGGAAGGCCCCTCCGAGGGTCCTGTATGTGGACCGGGACTGCTGTGCCGCCGTGGGCAATTCTGCCACCCACGGCATGTACAACGAGTGGCAAGAGCTGGTGGTGCGGCTGGACGTGTGGCACCTCATGCGGCGCTTCGCAAGGGGCGTCACCACCGACAGCCACCAGCTCTACGGCCTCTTCATGGCCAGGCTGTCCTTCGCCATCTTTGAGTGGGACGGCGAGGACGTGCGGCGCCTGAAGGAGGCCAAGCAGTCCTCGGAGGGGAGGGACGCCCAGGTCACGCTGTCCGCCAAGGAGCTGGCTCGCCACTGTCGCCGCCGTACGAGGGGTGTGGCGGAGACGGAGCGGCTCATCCAGGAGGTGCTGGACGCCTTCTGGCATGTGACGGACACCATGGGCGTCGCTTTGATTGACCGCGCCCGCATGGAGGACATCTGGGGCACGCAGCGCCGCCACCTCGACTGCGTCCAGGACCCAGAGGGGGTGGAGCTGTACACCAAGACGGGAGAGATCACCAAGGGTGGTGTGAGGCTCCCCGTCTTCCGGTGCGCTCGCGGCTCCACCTCCCTCGAGTCCTTCCACCTGCACCAGTGCCGCTTCGTTCCGGGTAAATCTATTTCCACCGCGTTCACAAAGTTctgcttgtttgttttcctttttcacTAACTCTTCTCCCCCTCGTGTTTTATGTACAGGTACCACCTCGAGTGACGTCCACTATCAGGTGTACCTGCTGGAGGGCCTGGCTCGGTGGAACGAGGACCGCGGCAGGGCGGCAGTCGAGGGAGGACCGCGAGCGGCGCTGCGGTGCTACAGCGCCCGGCTGCAGCACAGCTTCAACGAGCTGGCCTCTGAGGTCAACGGGGTCCAGCCGGTCGACGACTTCACCCAGCCCAGAGAGTACACAGGTACATGGAGATTAGCGACAGAGAGTGTTTGCTGCGGCTGTTCTTGTGGCatctgctaatgtgtgtgtgtgtttgtgtgtgtgtgtgtgtgtgtgtgtgtctctctctgcaggggAACTCTTAGGGGTGGAGTACTTGTACTCCCAGTCGGGCGCTGTGCTGCAGCCGGATCCCGAACCTCTGGatggggcagaggaggaggaagaggccgcCGCCGATGACGgcttcgaggaggaggagcacccggaggaggagccagaggagatCCGTCTCCTGGCACACCACAGCGCCCTGCTCCAGGAGCCCTGCGGTGTGCTCCAGGTCGATGCCACCTTGGGATCGCCCCTttccgaggtggaggaggagatggaggaggaggaggaggaggaagtgagtgGCAGTCGCCTGTCCACATTTCATATCGGCCGCGGTGTTTGCGTGCGGCGTCTCATCGTGTGCCGTGTCTGTGCGTTTTTTTCAGGACGTCGTCGGGCCGGACGGTCAGCCCGGGTACCACCACGCGGTGGCCCTGGCCCACGGCCTCGTGGAGCTGCGTCACCACGCCTTCGTCACCGCCCGTCAGACCAGAGGCATCATCGCTCTCTGGGAGAGGCTGACGGAGCGGGACAAGGCGCCGGTGACCTTCACCCCCCGCCACCAGGACCGGCTGGCTAAAGGGCGGTTCAAGACCAGCAACCGCCACGCCCACATCCCGGGAGTGGACAGTGTGAAGCGGTAAGCAGTGCATTAACAATTTccttcaatctttttttttttaacagcccCCTATAATCAGTAActaacacgctctctctctctctctacagtgtCGTCGTGGGTAAGGGTGCGGGAGCGGCACAGTACCCAAGCCTCAGCAGGGTCGTCGAGGCCATCATGTTGGAGCTGTGCCGCGTCCACAGCGGCGACGCCAAGACCATCGCCGGGGCACGCCTCAACCGCTGGGGTGCCGTCATGAGGGATTACAAATTGATCCAGGACAACGTGGTCAACTGTCCTGCCCTCATGGCGAGCACCCGCATCATGCTGTTTGACGTGAACCAGCGGACCCTGTCCATGTGGTAAGTCCATATACTTTGGCTCGCagaactgagtgtgtgtgtgtgtgtttgtcgtcgTGATTGATATCTTTGTCGTCATAATTAACACATTGTTTCTATTTCTTGAAAGGCAAAACAACagggaaaaaaataagatgAGGGACACCCTCTCCCTCGCAGTCCCGGGGCCCAGCGCTCCCCAGACTGCAGCGGAGCCCCTGTCGGCCCCACGGACTCTgctgcagcagccccagcagccagaccagcccctccagcaccacctgcCCGCGGATGCCTCTGGTCTGGCGGCAACGATCAGAGGGCCGCTGGCCCCGGAGCTCTACGACCTCGTGGTGAAGCAGCAGagtgccgccgccgccacccccccggACCTCAGCCCGCTCTCAGCCGCGGCCACCGCTCCAGCCATTGCCGCTCCGGCCGTCGCCATTGCTGGAGCCATGCCCCGCTCCACTGTCTGGAGGCACAGGgtccaggaggagaaggagcgtcGTGCCCGGGAGCTAGGGGTCTACCTCAAGCCCCCTAAAAAGGTCTCGGGCTTTACCTGCAGCCGCTGTGGCCAGCACAAGACCAGGGAGAACGGCCACAGCCGCTACAAGCGGGAGACCTTTTGCGCCCGGGCCGACGGGGGAACGGTGGAGCAGTGGCGCAGTGATCGGCTGGCCAGAGACCGcgaggccccccccccgccgccaccctgacattctctctctccccccccccccccccccccccacagcagtGTGGAGCTGGCTGTGTAGAGGGACCACCAGCCATTCATTGTaaatgatgtatatatatatatataaacagccTACCGTTACCGAAAGACTCTGTGTCGTTTGTGTGGAAGAAAGAACGATTTTTGCTCAAATCACatcacaaaaagaaaacacaccttAAAAGCTGGTTGAAAAAAAGCCATTCTTTGTTAAACAATGTATAAATTAACAACACATAAAAGAGGGTTGCTAAAAGTCATTCTTTTTTCCAGATCATGCATGCGCATCCATTAATTTCTGCTACCTTTTTGGCTGTCCGAGTATTTTCCTTAAATCATGTCTTTaactgccacacacatacacacacacacacacaacacttcaAACAGcatgatggacacacacacatcacacacatctaTCATGACAGTAGCAGTGGGAATTAGAAGTGAAGcgcagagagccccccccccccccgacaccctGAGTTCATTTCACACCTCCAACTTGGACTCTTTTGTCTATCAGGATGACTGATCAAGCTAAGACAAAAGATCAGACAGGGCAGCTGGCCTCGGGAAAGTCTCCCGTGtgcaggtgaaggtgaaggtccACCCCTTTCTCGTACAAGGTTCAAATAGGGCTGCAGGACATGCCTCTAAACCACACTACGATGGAAGCCACTAACAGCAACCTCGGAGCGCAGCCTGAGCCAGAGGCCGTGGAACCAGAAGGTGTGTATCTAACTTGCtaaattgttgtgtgtgtgtgtgtgtgtgtgtgtgtgtgtgtgtgtgtgtgtgtgtgtgcgcacatccATCCATTTAATTTGACCTAGACTAAAAGTGTTCTATATTGCCTTGTGTTCAGAGTCCgacagcgctgctgctgctgctcctcctccatcaaagAGGAAAAGGAAGCACAGGTGGACGCCAAGCAGGGTTACCATTTGCCGCCACAAATCGCAACTGAGGCAGGACACCAGGGTGTTAAATGAGCAAAAGGGGAAGCCCCAATGCCAGCCGGGGGACCCCTGCCCCACGTGCGCCCAACCTAGGACCCTGGACACGGGGCACGCGCTGTACAAGAGCAGTGCGTACTGCGAGTCAGAGGCGGGCCCTGGGGGCCTCACCGCTCGTGAGTGGCTAATCAGCCAACAGGCCCCGGAGGACGCCGGGAAGGTGCCCAGGACCACCCTCTGGAACATCGCCCGCAGGAAGGAGGTCGGCGACTCCTCTTCCCCTCGAAGAAAAACGCACAAGCTGCGGATCTGCCAGCGGTGCCTCCAGCCGGCGCAGAAAGATTTTGGCCACAGCCGGTTCGACGGGGAGAACTTCTGCTCCCTCTACGCCGGCAAAGGCGTAGACCTGTGGCTGGCCGAGAAGAGGGACCGCAAGAGGCGAAAGCCAAAGAGGTGAATTGATTGTTTCTGAATGCGTTTCGAAGTAAACTGCTTGCATTTACCTAAAGAACTAAAATTCGATGTTGAAATCCGTTCACCAGGAAGCAGAGGAAGcagcgggaggagaggagggcgaaGGGCCCGGTGTCAGCCCCTGGAGAGGAACACAGCCCCGGCAGAGTGTGAGGCTGCTCCTCCCCGGGAACCCCCCTCCtgtgttgtgcatgtttttaatttaataaatctATTTGAATTACACACGCTTGTCCCTTCTTTTTACTTTAAGCAACAAGTCCACAACAACAATGATAACAAACGTTCTtagtttaataataaaaaagcaatacaTTAGAAACAGTGTAAAAGCGTCTCGAAATAAAGCCATTCTTTAAGAAACAatcacattgaaaataaagcctttaataaacacattgaaaataaagccaTTCTTTAAGAAACAatcacattgaaaataaagcctttaataaacacattgGAAATAAAGCCATTCTTTAATAAACAAGCAAtatattgaaaataaagccGCTCTTTGATAAACAAtcaatacattgaaaataacgcCATTCTTTAATAAGCAatcacattgaaaataaagccttCTTTGATAAAcaattgtggcaacccggcggcggcggccccaaACCCCTGAAGCCGAGGGGGAGGCGGTGGATGGCGTATACCGCCGATATCCACCAGCCGGAGCCCAAGAGGCCTCACCGACGGGAGTGACCTCCCCCTCCAGGGACGAGACCGGCCCGGCCGGAGAGACAATTCCCCTGGACGCCACCGTGGCTCACGGAGTCACACGTATGATTTCTGATTTTCCCctttatttaatgaataaacgCCCTACCGGGCTTTGAACGACTTGGCGTGTGTTGATTTCGCCCGTGAGAGACGTTCCACACAATCGATGCATTGAAAATAAAGCCGTTCTTTAACAAACAAGCAATGCGTTGAAAATAAAGCCTCTCTTTGATAAACAAGCGACGCGTTGCAATAACGGACACGGGTCGAATCAGACGAACGCTTGTTTATAAAGGCACCGGTCCCTCGACATGGGCGTTTCCACCCGTGTCCCGACCCGACCCTGTGCGTTCCGTTTCGTTCCGATCGTTCCGATTTCGGCCTCTGCTCAAAGCAGACGGTGCGTTCCAATTTCGACCCCGAACCGTCGGTTCGACCGGTCGGACCGAACTTATTCTCGGTCCGAGGTGCCCGCGGGGGCCGGGACGGGCCAGAGGTGCGGTGGCCGGAAGGGGGCGCCAAAGCGGTCCGTCCCGCGGCTGCGCCGCGGGCCGGACCCCGATAGTGAAGAACGGTAAGCTTCCTTTGCGCAGGGGCCATgctaatcttctctgtatcgttccAATTTTAGTATATGTGATACCGAAGTAACACAAATATTGCCTGATCCTGGGTTATTCATATACGTCCGCTCAGACACCGAAGGGTCTCTGTTGGTGTGGAGCAACAAAAGACCCAGACAGACTAACGCTGCATTACCCGGCCGTAGCCGACCCACGCACCGCTCCACTACGtggtgtgaggagagaggatgttATGGGTATGGTTGTTGAGACTATTCTGGAAAGCCACCGCGCGAGGCACTCTGGGTAGGACATGACATGACGGGACTCTGGGCTGTGGGATTGGTAGAGGCAGACAAAAGACAAGCCTATGGCTGCGTCACATGACCCCctcgccagcccccccccctctgaattcctcccccctccctctggctGCTATAGACCCAGAAGAGAACAGCGTTGGTTTAACGCTAATGTGTGTGGGGCCGTCTGGGgatcaaccccccctccccctcctgcttgCTGCTTCCTGGTGCCGCGGCTGCCGTCCCCTGGAGGACTGTTCCTCTCAACAGGCAGCGCAGCCCACAGCTCCAACCTGGTGttggttgaagaggtggcgctGGTCTAGGGTTAAGAAGGAACGATTCAAACTCCATAGATCACAACCTGTTTAGGGATACAGTGAGTCTAGCCCTGAATACAAGTCAGAACACTGATGCCAAACAAGAACACATACAGTTATAGATTGACTAATACTGTGATCTAATTCTACACATGATAAAAATCAAAtgtataaaaacataaaatacataatTGGATCAATTGTAATTTGATTACTGAGCAGTATTGACCAGAAGAGAGGTCCCATGCTGACCCCTAACATTAGCTTTTtgattgaaatgttttttacattttaagagTGATATTCAAAAAGCTACCGCTAGGTGTCAGCATGCGACCTATTATGGCTCTGAGCTGGTTAGCAGCAGGTTTGATGTTCGCCGGATATTTGTTTTTGCAATCGGATTGATCAACACAATTGCAATTCATTACGGGTGTAGTTTGTTGAGTACAGTGTAGGACACTGTATTGACCAAAAATCAGACTTTTAGTTTTTGCTATCGACACCTGTGCGAGAGCAGCACTTGTATCTACGTTCCGGCTGATTTTATCTACGTTCTGTTTTAGGGAGCGTCTACAATTGTTCTCATTCTGATGCTGTAGTAGGCTACTTGCCAACGGTTGGCGGCTACTTGCTACAGGTAACATTTGGCTTATATCCTGCATGATGGCGAAACAAATACGGTAGTTAAAAATATTCAAATCAAATGAATCAAAACAATTAGTGATGGGaatttaaatacaaatattaaaataaattcaTCTTTGGAACAGATAATGATagaaatgattttttttgtgcgtgtttgaAAGATTCTGGCCTCTTTAAAATGGAATTCTGGAGAAAACTAGGGATAGGTTCATTAACAACGTTGGAAACCTACACCACAAACCTGCAATTAGAGCTGTATCAAGGCTTAAACAGCAATTCGAGGAGATAATAATGACATACTCTCGTAATAATGAGATAGTAtttcgtaattatgagataattatctcgtcaTTATTAGATAGAGCTATTTTTACTCCTGTGAATGCTATGAGCTTCCATAAAAAGGTATTAAATTCAACTTTAGAATTTCTGTATAAACCCTGACCAAGCGTCTTCTCAATGAGTTCCAatattacacacagatacaatagTCTCATTCAAAGATTAACAAAGGTACTGCTATGACAGTATCCAATAGAAGGTCTTGCCTTAGCTATGACCATCTTTCTCCTCGAATTGGatagatttttggtgaatattacAAACTTAATTGCATCCTTATTCGCTATAATGCTAAATATCAGCAAATAATGACCAGTAAAAGCCCACAATTTGCGaatactacagcaatcagaatgacaaAATGTCTTTAATGATTTTTTGGGAATATTTCAAGCTATTAATTGCATTCAGTTTTACTATTATTCAACATATCAGCAAAATGTAGAAAGTATAAGcgcaccattggcaactactacggGAATCGGAACatgtatatttgtttatttgtggtgatttctttcctgtgacAATTCCATGGTAATGTGTATGCCATCAGTCT contains these protein-coding regions:
- the LOC115531596 gene encoding uncharacterized protein LOC115531596 — translated: MSFAPLFRFEPSSSELTLRPSDAADAVASKRQASTTGSQVKRGDVVRAEARARALQKGGMSGEFVLAESEVQFGLYRGQTFQWLLGNAVGYAVTILVSHQMEREGGDTSKSPLMENKDALASYAGLFPPMVTAVARRRLCEGSASSRGLDDALVGFGVHSHRTYKSLYGARDQESRTYVAWVRTQKVGATASRMGTLKQYVLARDAEPTAAPEPGHVLPRPGVSYSDPTDAELLAAANEVDPPSTSRDAPPAAAPLEGPAPGPGPGPMATRPASGKELLPLSWRKTLPEEQQEWVGRALFHRDPSSGKAVLTTPPRLWWYPPGARLLYTQPPATAHAFFQRPFFLWLPYRMWAYHLKCPADGGKLMGAGLYKTVRRVLDRSGWYYMATECLQCPSCGKKVAGWSQDILEQLDVAHREQFPAVLTYKLSCDRAVIAMLKERTLGNGVSRLRASLVEQHSRDWMQRSISYLSVLRKLRGPGAARKDDVSLPTFVKVPGLTWFGRVYVLEAMTRLDETKARVTSIFGDILKMDSTKKIAKKLAGAAAGSAAWMTNVGNEYGQVLVSVLTSAEGEGLTNMAVGLMRRYREAGKAPPRVLYVDRDCCAAVGNSATHGMYNEWQELVVRLDVWHLMRRFARGVTTDSHQLYGLFMARLSFAIFEWDGEDVRRLKEAKQSSEGRDAQVTLSAKELARHCRRRTRGVAETERLIQEVLDAFWHVTDTMGVALIDRARMEDIWGTQRRHLDCVQDPEGVELYTKTGEITKGGVRLPVFRCARGSTSLESFHLHQCRFVPGTTSSDVHYQVYLLEGLARWNEDRGRAAVEGGPRAALRCYSARLQHSFNELASEVNGVQPVDDFTQPREYTGELLGVEYLYSQSGAVLQPDPEPLDGAEEEEEAAADDGFEEEEHPEEEPEEIRLLAHHSALLQEPCGVLQVDATLGSPLSEVEEEMEEEEEEEDVVGPDGQPGYHHAVALAHGLVELRHHAFVTARQTRGIIALWERLTERDKAPVTFTPRHQDRLAKGRFKTSNRHAHIPGVDSVKRVVVGKGAGAAQYPSLSRVVEAIMLELCRVHSGDAKTIAGARLNRWGAVMRDYKLIQDNVVNCPALMASTRIMLFDVNQRTLSMWQNNREKNKMRDTLSLAVPGPSAPQTAAEPLSAPRTLLQQPQQPDQPLQHHLPADASGLAATIRGPLAPELYDLVVKQQSAAAATPPDLSPLSAAATAPAIAAPAVAIAGAMPRSTVWRHRVQEEKERRARELGVYLKPPKKVSGFTCSRCGQHKTRENGHSRYKRETFCARADGGTVEQWRSDRLARDREAPPPPPP